Proteins from one Cryptomeria japonica chromosome 4, Sugi_1.0, whole genome shotgun sequence genomic window:
- the LOC131874994 gene encoding putative UPF0481 protein At3g02645: protein MPTPKVGATQWLEQIKDIQNHGEEQKIASHVHPYIFTVPESLRSERQEAYVPQVASLGPYHHLKLELYEAERYKSRLTIQVEKRAKKGPFEVLVREIINMAEEIRNSYNDPIECNNEVLGWMMARDAVFILEFLGCYNLCQSPRYQEANPYLQCVDAVFHPERKSPLFFPFQADIFKLENQVPLFILKKVLAWETGSEDQAMDRLKMTISSACKKFSPFIPVKESYRSLTRAHSNISLNERHILECLYNFVIPNENAAQVSVSLEDGQNRTVARFESFHFLRQITSRFIDCLSRSSKSRVKADKNLPSAAELHRRGVKFAPFTWASEIIRFDRASSTLFLPCIEMDYRTDVFLRNMVAVEAFMMWKTRVFTCYADLMDRLIDTPSDVAVLKRYGIITSDLGSDKEISNLWNGIRRSMWRSAYEPIDQTIKDVNAYYRSRYGVLLGEFLQEHFSNPWRAASVVGACTLLVLAFLQTLFSYYQLYPYHHRHHHKP, encoded by the coding sequence ATGCCCACTCCTAAAGTAGGGGCTACTCAATGGCTAGAACAAATAAAAGACATACAAAATCATGGAGAAGAACAGAAGATAGCATCTCATGTGCATCCATACATTTTCACTGTACCAGAATCCTTGCGTAGCGAAAGGCAAGAAGCTTACGTGCCTCAGGTAGCTTCTCTAGGACCTTATCATCACCTTAAACTTGAGCTATATGAAGCTGAAAGATATAAATCTCGGCTTACTATCCAAGTTGAGAAAAGAGCAAAGAAGGGGCCTTTTGAGGTTTTGGTTAGAGAGATCATTAATATGGCAGAGGAGATAAGAAATAGCTACAATGATCCTATTGAATGCAACAATGAGGTATTAGGGTGGATGATGGCTCGAGATGCTGTGTTTATTCTGGAGTTTCTTGGCTGCTATAACCTATGTCAGAGCCCACGGTATCAAGAGGCAAACCCTTACCTCCAATGTGTGGATGCAGTTTTTCACCCAGAAAGAAAGAGCCCATTGTTCTTCCCGTTTCAAGCTGATATTTTTAAGCTGGAGAACCAAGTCCCACTCTTCATTTTGAAAAAAGTTCTGGCATGGGAAACTGGCTCAGAAGATCAAGCAATGGACAGACTTAAAATGACAATTTCAAGTGCCTGTAAGAAGTTCTCCCCTTTCATACCCGTTAAAGAATCATATCGTTCCCTTACACGAGCACACAGCAATATTTCACTTAATGAAAGGCATATACTGGAATGCCTTTACAATTTTGTAATCCCAAATGAAAATGCTGCTCAGGTTAGTGTTTCTCTTGAAGATGGTCAGAATAGAACCGTGGCGAGGTTCGAAAGTTTTCACTTTCTTCGCCAGATAACATCAAGATTTATAGACTGTTTGTCTCGGTCTTCAAAATCACGTGTCAAAGCTGACAAAAATCTGCCTTCGGCCGCAGAATTACACAGGAGAGGAGTAAAATTTGCTCCTTTTACATGGGCATCTGAAATAATAAGGTTTGACCGAGCCAGCTCTACTCTGTTCCTCCCCTGTATAGAAATGGATTACAGAACAGATGTTTTCTTGAGAAACATGGTGGCAGTGGAAGCATTCATGATGTGGAAAACCAGAGTGTTTACTTGCTACGCAGATCTGATGGACAGACTCATTGACACTCCTAGTGATGTTGCAGTGCTGAAAAGGTATGGAATCATCACCAGCGACTTGGGAAGTGATAAAGAAATAAGCAATCTGTGGAATGGCATTCGCAGATCAATGTGGAGGAGTGCATATGAGCCCATTGACCAAACTATCAAGGATGTCAATGCTTATTACAGAAGCAGATATGGAGTTTTACTGGGTGAGTTTCTACAGGAACATTTTTCAAACCCATGGCGAGCTGCATCAGTGGTGGGAGCATGTACTCTGCTTGTCCTAGCTTTCTTGCAGACGCTATTCTCATATTATCAACTGTACCCTTatcatcaccgtcatcatcataaACCCTAG